From Gemmatimonadaceae bacterium:
GCCGGACCAACGTGGAAGGGAGACCCCGTTATTCGTTTATCTCGTGGACTCGCTTGGATTCAGATCCGTGATGCGGCCGCGGCGAATCGACTATACCGACGGGCGGGTGATAGAGGTCGATGGACGGCGTGTAGCTGTTCCGTCGCGCGCGGTGTTCGCGGATGTACGGGGTGCCGACACACTGCGTGTCGAGCTAGTGATAGACGACGCAATCGGAACCGACACGCGGAAGCAATCGGAGGGCGAGAGTCCGTTCGCGAATCAGGGCGATGGATTGGCCGGGACTGCCGATAGTCGCGTCGAAGAGCGCGGCGACCCGAACCGCGTCGCCGACGCCGGGCGGCCCTACTTCATCCAGATGAAAGGGACCGCAAGCATCAGCGGGCGTATCAGTGGCGAGATCATTCGCGGAACCGGAACCGGATTTTTCGAAACCTATCGTTAGCTCAGCCGGTCAGCCCCGGGCGTCAGCGCGCGGCTCTCGGTTATTTAGGGCTTCGCGATTCCCGCTGGCGCTATTATGATGACGGGGATTGTGCAGCGTCTTATCATGCCTCCCTTGATAATTATGGATTCTTTGACTGAGGCAATTTCGTGGACGGTCACGGGCATGCTTCCCCGCTCTGGTCGAGATGCTTGCCCCCGCCTGCGGTTCCTGGGGCTTTCGCTCGTTGGCCTAATCACGGCATGCTCAGCGCTCACTACTGGCCCGGATGTTTCAAGTGTTAGCGGAGCCTATAAGTTAGTTCTTGTCGACGGGCAGCAATTGCCGACGGCTATTGAGTCTGGTGTTTGCCCGCGAGAGATTTTCGACGGCGAACTCAACCTCGAACCAAAGGTTTCGAATCGCCGCGAGTCGTATGGGATTCACGTATACGCGAGACTTCGGTGCGATCCAAATCGAATCCTACAGGCGGAATTGCGTAATCAGCTATCTGATCTTGGTCGCTGGAATCTGGACGGCAGCAGTGTGCAGTTCCGGTCCGACAGGGGCAACGGGGATTTTTCGGTGCAGGTGCAGGATCCATCACTGAATGGCGGTGTCCCCGGCCCAACGCTCGTCATCAAGTCCAATGGCCGGGAATACACTTTCCGACGAGACCGGCTTTTCGGCAGCCGGCCCTGACGTGATCCATGCGACCCCCACCCCCTTGCACCGCGACTAAACGTGGGTGAACGCAATACGGTTGAACGGGAAACGCTCAACATGTCACTCACCGGGGTTGTTCTTCCACCGTCCTACGCCGGATTCTTCGGGATGCGATCGGCACCGATACACGGAAGCAGGCTAAGGGGGAAGGTCCATTCGCGAATAAGGAAACGGACCTGGAAAAGGGGGCTGCGGCTGGGGTTGAGGAACGAGGGGATCCTGCCCGCGCCGTTGACGCAAAGCGTTCCGAGCCACTCGTCAAATCCAGGAATCTTCGCGCCGTTGTGGCCTGTCAACTGAAGGCAGGACGATGGTCCACCCCGTCACCCTCGCTCAAAACGCGGTCGAGTACTTCACGATCGACGTTGCCCCCTGACAGTACAACTCCGACGCGCTTGCCGCGCATGCTGGCGCGTTCCTTCATCAGTGCGGCCATTGCGGCGGCGCCAGCTCCCTCCGCTACGTTGTGCGTGTCGGTGAAGAGTATCCGCATCGCTGCCTCGACTTCCGGATCGCTCACCTGCACGACACGTTCCGCACCCCGACGGATGATTTCCAGGGCCTCGGGGACAGGCGTGCGACATGCCATCCCGTCGGCGATCTGCGTTGTGACGTCGTGCGAAACAGGATGACCGGCGGCGAACGAGATCGCGTATGCAGGCGCGGCATCCGACACAACGCCGACGATCTTTGTGTGAAGACCAAGCGCTTCGCGCGCCGCGATCAGTCCGCAGATTCCCGATCCAAGTCCGATCGGGACGTAAACGGTATCGAGGTCAGGCACGGCTCGAAAAAGCTCCAGTGAGTAGGTGGCAACGCCGAGGAGCAGGAGTGGATGAAATGCCGGTACGAGATGCCAGGCCCGCTCTACGGCGATCTCAGCCGCGGCCTCCAGTGCCGCCTGAAAGTCGTGTCCGCGCTCGATCAGCTCAACGCCAAGCCTGCGCATCGCATTGTTCTTTTCGACGGC
This genomic window contains:
- a CDS encoding threonine dehydratase; protein product: MSFPLPSLDELESAAALVYTVMPPTPQQSWPALSARTGAEVWVKHENQTPVGAFKVRGGITYLDHLRRTEPGVTGVVTATRGNHGQSIGLAARRHGLAAAVVVPRGNAVEKNNAMRRLGVELIERGHDFQAALEAAAEIAVERAWHLVPAFHPLLLLGVATYSLELFRAVPDLDTVYVPIGLGSGICGLIAAREALGLHTKIVGVVSDAAPAYAISFAAGHPVSHDVTTQIADGMACRTPVPEALEIIRRGAERVVQVSDPEVEAAMRILFTDTHNVAEGAGAAAMAALMKERASMRGKRVGVVLSGGNVDREVLDRVLSEGDGVDHRPAFS